GCCGGGGGTTCCAGCAAAAAccctctgatgcttaagtcagaaagGGCTTTGGAGATAATAGAGATAATGAAGAGGTATTTTCTGGCCCGGGAAGAAGATCATCTCCCCAGAGTTTCCTCCCTTTATAGAAGGGAGTGTAGCGGTTACACACAATCGAGCGTGATTGTGCAAATCTTGGTTTAAATGAGTACGTTAAAGGGCCCGAGATTTCGGGCTAACTGGCGATCGGTTGAGATTGCGTGGATTCAAATATTGACAGCCGTTGTGGCGGAGATTGTGAAATTTGATCTCGGATATGGAGGATTTGATGGTTCTTTCCTTAGGCAGACCGGCTTGACTGCTAGTAGAGTCAGGATCGGCTCGAGGTCAATCGGGCCTTGCTCAGCCGAGATCATGCGTACCGAGGTTATACCTGCCGAGGTCGTGCTTGTCGATATCATGTCTGCCAAGGTCATACTTGCCGAGATCATTCTTATCGAGGCCGTGCTTGCCGAggccattcttcttgagattATGCTTGCCATCGGATttaggtgctttaattgtattttgtggggtggtccacttTTCCCCCCCATCAAGTTTAACTACCTTGCATGTGAGAGACGATAGAATGTCCACGTTAGAAGTTCAATGGGCATTCCATGTTAATGTTTTCAttacataaaaatataaatttggtAGTAACTagactttttcatctttgttttttttaaatccCTATCAAATAGTGAGCGATGTAGCTCACTTCCATCTTATAAATATCTAGGAGTTTAGCAAGCCAGATACACGGTAAATTCTACACGAGAATGTACATGAATGCAGATGGGGCCTCAGATTTTGAAGCCCTTAACGGTAATTCGAATCTAAATTTGCTTTCGCCAATCTTTGGTACCCAATAAAGCAAAAAGTTTATGTATCAGGTATTGCTCTGGTTGTCACACCGCTTTGTTTAATAAGCAAAGATTTCAGTCCGAGATCTAAATGATAAATTTTGGACTCTATTAATTATAAGAGAGGGTGGTTCTCGTGAAAATAAAGCACGTTCTTAATCTTTTTAAAGACGCAGAGTAAAACTGAACCAAAGCGTTACCTAACTTTGTTCGGATCCACAGCATTCGAAGTTTTACTGCGTGTGAAAAATTTAAATTCCCGTTGCTGAACCTGTATGTCCGTTAGCTCCGTTCCCACGCGTCCAAGTTTCTTGTCCTCGCCATAAACAAAGGAGTGTCGTTTCTGCATTGATTTCTTCCACCGCACTTAAATTTGCTCACCCTGTGGCATGTCCCATAGTTTCTCCTTGCAGTTGAACGGCTTCCAACCAAACCCATAGTTTTCTAGCAGCCTGAAAGGCGCCCATCCTTTCGAGCGCTTTCTTCAATTTACGTCTCCTTGTGCCCCTGCCATAAGCACGCATGGCATGCTCCATTTTCTCATCCAATCCACTTGAGTAGCAAATAGAGCTACTTCGAAGAAGTCGActatcattaaaatatattcCGCCCCCACCCCCAGTCTCTAGACATCGCAGAGCCATAGAATGCTCCAAACCAAAACAAGGGTGCACGCAATCGAGACGGTCTCCCCGTTAACGGATGACCGACtgggttcgggttgtatctttcgcgccAAAGGATGcatggtctttttttttctttctttttttgtttcgaCGCTGACCGTTGGATCTCGCCTGCACGGCTCTCAAAGGATCAGAACTCATTCATTCATCCGCCTCCACGGATCTCGAAGCGATAATTGCGTGATCCAAAGGTGGATTCGCGCGAAAGATACAGCCCCGTCCCTGACTGCAATGGAGGTCTATCGTTCGGCTGTAGTGGAAACCAGCACGAGTGAACGGTTTTTTGAGTAAAATAGCGAAGCTCGTTCACAGAGACCGGACGGTTTCTACGTTCGTCGGGGCGAGCCGGACACCGGGCGACCCGCCCCTGTGTTTGTACATTGTTACATGCGTAAACAACGGCGTTCTACCTCCTCGGACCAGCAAGAAAAGCTACCCCCCTATTTCCCACCAACCCCTCCAACGTGACACACGGACGCACTCAACGTACCTCCTCCACATTctaatcctctctctctctctctctctctctctctctctctctcacacacacacacacacacaaacacacacacacacacatcccTGTGAAATCTCAGAGAGTATATATAACACGAGGACCCGGCATATTTCTCGACCCACATTTTTATCAGTTTGTCAATCGTCTCCTTGGCCTATCAGCAACCACAGCTGCAATGGAGACGGTGGAATGCCAAGCAGACCAACAGCAACCAGAAGGCAGCATCCATTTCCTGGTGATGGCCCTTGTAGCGGCGTTGGTATCGGCATATTTGATGTGGTTCTTGGTGCTGACCCGGCGGCTGACGGGGCCAAGGGTGTGGCCCCTCTTCGGCAGCCTCCCGGGCCTCATCTCCAACCGCTCCCGCCTTCACGACTGGATCGCCGGCAACCTCCGCGCGACGGGAGCCGCTGCCACGTACCAGACGTGCGTTCTGCCGCTGCCGGGTGTGGCTCGGCGGCAGGGGCTGGTGACCGTCACGTGCAACCCGAGGAACCTGGAGCACGTGCTGCGCACTCGCTTCGACAACTACCCCAAGGGCCCCATTTGGCAGTCCAACTTCCACGACCTCCTGGGCCGGGGCATCTTCAACTCCGACGGCGATACCTGGCTCCTCCAGCGCAAGACCGCCGCCCTCGAGTTCACCACCCGCACCCTCCGCCAGGCCATGGCCCGCTGGGCCAACCGCGCCATCAAATCCCGCCTCTGGCGCATCCTCGCCGACCATTGCGAAGACGACCACCTCCATCGCCGTCACAGCGTCGACCTCCAagacctcctcctccgcctcaccTTCGACAACATCTGCGGCCTCACCTTCGGCAAGGACCCCGAGACGCTCTCCCCGGACCTTCCAGACAACCCCTTCGCCAAGGCCTTCGACGCCGCCACCGAGGCCACCCTCCAGCGCTTCCTCTACCCCGACTTTCTCTGGCGTCTTAAGAaactcctcgacctcgggagcgAGCGTAGCCTCCGGAAGAGCCTCGAGGTGGTAGACCGCTACATGACCGAGGCCATCGCCGCGCGCAAGGAGAGCCCCTCCGACGACCTGCTCTCACGGTTcatgaagaagaaggatgctaaCGGCAACGCCTTCCCCTCCTCCGTCCTCCAGTGGATCGCCCTCAACTTCGTGCTCGCCGGCCGCGACACCTCCTCCGTCGCTCTCAGCTGGTTCTTCTGGACCGTAACCCAGCGGCCCGACGTGGAGAAGAAGGTGGTGGACGAGATTGCGGCGGTGCTGCGCGAGACGCGGGGGCCGGACGTGGCGCGGTGGGTGGAGGAGCCGCTGGCTTTCGATGAGCTGGAGCGCCTCGAATACCTCAAGGCGGCGCTGGCGGAGACGCTGCGACTGTACCCGTCGGTGCCGCAGGACTCCAAGTACGTGGTGGCGGACGACGTGCTGCCGGACGGCACGGTGGTGCCGGCAGGGTCGACGGTCACCTACTCCATCTACTCGGTGGGGAGGATGGAGGAGATATGGGGGAAGGACTGCATGGAGTTCCGGCCGGAGCGGTGGCTGACAGCAGAGGGGGGCCGGTTCGAGCAGGCTAAGGACGCGTACCGGTTCGTGGCGTTCAACGGAGGGCCGAGGACGTGCCTGGGGAAAGACCTGGCCTATCTCCAAATGAGGTCCATAGCGTCAGCGATTCTGCTCCGCCACCGGCTGGAGCTGGTCCCGGGCCACCGGGTGCAGCAGAAGATGTCCCTCACCCTCTTCATGCAGAACGGCCTCCAGGTGTACGTGCGCCAGAGGGAGCTGGACGACCATGTCAACACCGACTCACCTCCGAGTCCTGCCCCTCATGCGTCCACCGCGCCTGCCGCAGCTTAGATTCTGCTGCAGCTGTCTTGTTTGAACATTCTTTACACCAGAATTGTTCCCTTCGCGTATGGTCGAGAGTACCGGTGTTTGCCATTTGTTcggtttctctttttctttgttttatttATACTCTGATGCTGCTGGTGGTGTGGTGCATGCACAAGTGCGCTTTGGCTTGTGTCTAGTTCTCAGTTATACAAATGCAACGGAAAATCAAACATCGTGATAACTTGTTGATTACTATGATTATGTTTTCTATGTACTGTAGCGCTTGTGACCAGTGACGAACAAAATTAATTGCTTGGATGTTTGGTACAGGCTCCAATGTCGACCTACCGTACGTTGATAGGGTAACCTTGGATGCATGAGGCTCTGCTTGGTGATCATTATCCATCTCCAAACCACGTGGAAAGCACATGGCATGATCTAGTAAGAAAAAATAAGCCCAACAGTATCTGCTTCACGATGACAAGCAATATAGAAGCTCGATCTCTTTGCTTTTGAAGACTTGCCTGAAGAAATTTGCGCCAATCATTTAGAATTTTGGATGGCACCATATGGCCAGAGGCTCTAAATAGCTGCCATATCATCCGATCATGGGGAGAGATAACCATCAAATATCCAAAAATGAAAAACCTATCTTGTTTGTGAATCATCGGTCTCCATGATCAGATGATGTGATGGCCGTCAAGAGCTGTATATAGCTCTCTATGGTGCAAAACTCAAACCATATTAGATCTAAAACCCACAACCATAAGCCTCAAGCATAAAATTTCTAAAGTTTTAGATTATCCCAAATATGCAACAATTGTATTGTCCAGACATGAGATGCTGGTTGGTGCTTTGCGGGCTCCTCATGGGCTTCAAGTGCCAGCGGACAACAGTCCAACAGTAGAATCAAATCCAATAAGTTAACATGATTAGGGCAAAAAAATAGCAATTTATGCATATCTGCGTTTGACATAAATGGTTCCAACAATAAACTGAATCAATCCGTTTACACATGTTTATCAAATGAGTCATCTTCAAGTTTAGAATTTTGAACCATTTAACCTATTTCgatatatttaataattagatCAATATAATCTCATCTTTTTAATCCATTTAAAACTTGTTTAATCTATTTTTGTTCAGTATAATCTGACCTATTTAACCTTCTTAACCCATTTAAATATGCTTAATTagctaaaaaattatttaatttgttTAAACTTTATTTAACTTATTTAACTAATTTAATTCGATTAGATCTGTCTAATAAAAAGATTATATGGTGAAACCGagttatctgtttaataaataagtgaaattcagaaataattttttgtaatatttaaaatatagatAAGATttgggttgatgaatttttggcCGCCTCTAAACTATCGAACGCGACCCGGCCAATTGCAGCACCATTCATCATTCATCCACCAGGCTTGGCCCTCGCTAATAGCTGTCCCAGTCGTGTTATTTTGGCCTCATCGTCTTCGCCGTCCGCGTCCCAGAGAGGCAAGGTGGGAtggaggaaagggatcccgaTCTCAACTCCGCTTCCCGAACCGATAATGGCCGGATCAAGCTCAACGTCGGCGGCAAGCTATTCGAGACCACCGCGCATACCCTCCGCTCAGGAGGCCCGGATTCCCTCCTCGCCGCCCTCTCCGACAGGACGGCCGAAGACGGCGAGCCCATCTTCATAGACCGGGACCCCGAGATCTTCTCCGTCCTTCTTTCCCTCCTCCGCTCCTATCGCCTGCCCTCCACCGCCCGCCGATTCTCCAAGCAAGACCTCGTCGAGGAGGCTCAGTATTATGGCATCGAGGCCCGCCTCCGATCCGCCATGGCGCCGCCGCCGCTCGTCGGCTTCGACGCCGCCCTCGCCGCCACCATCCGCCCCGCCTCCGACGGCTTCCCCACCGCCCTGTCCGCCGGATCCGGGGACGGATCCGTCTGGATCGCGCACGGCGGCCAGATCTCCACCTACGACTGGAGCCTCGCCCACGCCGGGACCGTGCGGACGCACCTGGACCAGATCACCTCCCTCCGGCGCGTGTGGCCGGAGATCGCGGGGATCGGCTCCCTGGACTCCCCCGGGCTCCACTTTTACGATGTCTCCAGCAGCCGCCACGTCGGGTCCGCCCACTGGTCCGACCCGTCCGACCCCCGGGTGTACAAGGCCCGGGTCACCGCGATCGCCGCCGCGGCGGGCGCCGAAAGCTCCGGCGAGCCGGTGTTTGCAGCGCTCGAGTGTCCGCACCGGGAAAACTGCATCCTGGCGGTGGACAGGACGACGCTGAAGATCGTGGCAGAGATCGGGCGGCAGAGCGGGGGCGCGGcaaaggcggcggcggcggggaagCTGGTGCACGTGCGCGAGCGGGGAGTGGTGTTCGCGGCGGCGGTGAGCGCGGGAGCGTTCGGGTACTCGGGGTACATGAGGCTATGGGACCCGCGGTCCGGGGAGGCGGTGTGGGAGACGAGCGAGCCTGGGGGAGGCGGGCGGAGCACCCGGTTCGGGGACGCGTTCGCGGACGCGGACGCGGACGTGGACCCGGAAGGGCAGAGGGCGCCGGCGATCTACAAGGTGTGCTGGAAGACGGGGGACGTCGGGGTGGCGGACATGAGGATGCTCGGGGAGGACCCCTGGGTGTACCTGGAGGAGCGGAGCCCCGGGCTGAGGAACGCGGGCGGCGGCCGGAACAGCGTGCTGCACTGCTACAAGGGCCAGGTGTTTGTGAGCCGGGAGGGAGGCCTGGAGGTGTGGTCGCGCATAgaagacgaggaggaggaggacgaggatgCAGGGATTTCCGGGACGAGCTACCGGAGGAATTTTGTGGACAGAGAGGAGGACGCGAGGCGGGGACTGGTTAAGAGGATGGAAGGGGGTGGGGATCGGCTGTTCGTGAGCAGGGAAGGGATGGAGGGGATTGAGGTGTGGGAGAGCTCCGACTTGTCCGGCGCCATCTCCCTTTTGTAGCAGGCAATTCTATCATCATCGTGGGATAGCATGATTCTCATCATAGCAGGTTCGTTTGTGTTGTAGCATCACATAATTGTTGATAAAATGAATTGGATGGGATCCTGTCAAGGAAAATGGGTTCCAGACTGCTCTGCTATTTCAGCTGTTCCAGCCTCACCTTTTAGAGACACATCCCGCCCGCTTTCTTTTTAAGTTCATCTTCCTGGAATCAGGTGTTGGATCGATCAAAGCGATATGTAACCTCGCAGCACACACAAGATGAGGAGAAGCTCAGAAACCAAACCAATATCAAATCTTACGAAGTGGCCATGAGCAACATTTTTTAACCAACAAGAACGTTACATGTTTTCAAAATGCTCCGACAAACAGCTTGAATAGACGAGGTTTAACCATCTACCATTCACCCCTATGAAACAGAACAGGTCGAAGAGAACAAAATGCAAAGCTCATGGAATATAGCGCCCTGCAAAACTGAAGATTCCAAGTGGTACAAGAGCAAAAAGTCCAATATCATGTATCAGATGATGTACCATTTTTTGCAAACTTTATTGAGATTAATATACAGCATCATATACAGGGCAAAATTGGTGCCAATTCAATCAATACTTAAGGTACAGCATCTGGACTCAGAACTGAATCCTTCATGAATTTGGGTCTGCAGTCTGCCGGCAATTCCATCAACTTGGGAAGATATTAGATAAGGTAGATGTTGTACAAACAGGGGATGCCTTTGCTGTAGCTACAGTTAACCTTGCTTCAAAGCATGCTGATACTGAGAAATTAGTCAGGTAGTCCGCATCTCTtcaattctgtcttcaagtgtGTATGACCTCTACTTCATGATGATAACCATTACCAGAAAATCAATCAAGAATTTTTTCCCCAGTAGAGAAAAGGTTCCAGACCACAGTTCCAGCAAGATAAAGAGCCACAGACACTTTAAAGACATCATCCCAAGAACCTGAAGTTACAACATGTCAGCAACTGAAAAGGAAACTTCATATATGCTACCCCAGTGTGGATGGACCTTAATTGTTTGTGCTTATGTAGGTGCCAATAAACCAGGGAAGAAGTGGTCATACCATGCTGCAATATGTACCCCGTTGCTGCTGTCCCAAAAACACCAGCTAAAACCCCAGCAGTGTTTGAAAGCCCAAGCAGCACACCCTGCAAAGAATACAAGGGCAATTTTAACGcttctttaaaaatagtaataattgATATTGATTTAACGACTTTAGCTATTCATGCATATGCAACACCAGAACGGACTGAGTGCACCTTCATAAGCACATAATAACATATCAGTGAAGAGCGGAACAACACTCACAGCATAGCGAGGGCCGATATCTTGATGGTTGGAGTACAGACCAGACTGTGAGAATGCATCAGTTCCCTGTCAGACAGTCGAGATAATTAGAGTACTTCATAGCTTGCAGATCATGATCACGAACATGCATACTGACAGTGGGTTAGAACTCCATTCAACCCTCATGTAAGATGAGGCATGTCAACAGAAACAGCTACGCAAAATATCGTTTCACAGTTTGTAGCTTAAAAGAGATGAGTTACATTTGGACAACcacaatagtttgtaaaacTGATTAgtgaaaatatcaaaatattcaCAAGCATCTAGAATAGTTCACAGCTTAGCTAGCATGATGGAGCACATTATCTAGACATACAAATTTCTCCAAATTAATGCTAATTTGAATTTTCCAAATGCAAAATTATAGTATTTTTGCTGCGCTTGGATATGAAGACAGATTCCCTACAGCAAAGCCAGAAGATTGATGCAGACAGGTGTCTTACAAGCAAAGTGCAGAAGCTTGATGACTAATCACTTAACAGACCATGATTGCATGTCCAAATGTAGACTTCAAACAACTGCTATACAACAAAGTCCATTTCCACGACTCAGAAGGTATGAGATGTGCATAAAGTTATTGTCTTTTTAAAGCAAAGGTTAGACTCTGCTGATAATTGATATTTCAAATTCCTCTTGTTCTCAAAAGTACGCCTAGCAAAAGTTTAACCTCGAAATTTCCAACTTTCAATTGATCCCACTTTGAACAAACTTAtattacaaaaaagaaaagcaagggACAACATTGGCTAAGAAGCATTTTTATttgaatgtaattttagaaTTGATTAGCTTTTCCATAATTATATATGAAATGTAGGTGGAGTTAAAGTGCCACGGGTGCCAATATTTCTCCGATTTTTAATCAGGAACAAGGGCCAGCAGAGAGTTTACCTGGCTGCATGCCATGCATAATACTGCCATTGCAGGAGAATGGACATGACTCAACTGAGTTAGAAAGAAAGCTGGGCCAAGGAAtccaattgattgcataatctgCAAAAATTACAATCCCAGTTAGTGACTGAACATGCACAAATACACAAAAGAAGGGGCCTGCGCAGCTTAAAATCTTGATCACATGTTCTGGCTGTTACGTTTGTGTGCTATAAAAAGAATTATCAACAATTAGCGtatcaaaatacttcttttctgCTAGGAAGAACTAAATGCCAGGACATACTTATATCAGAATGAGAAGAAGCAGATTAATCCCCATcacaataaatttaaaaataaaaaagcaaaagataaattaatattttaaactaAAGCATTTCTGTTAATACAtggcttttctttaattttgagAAGAATTCCATAAACTGAGGATGTTTCTCAAGGTAGCTGCAAAGAATGCCCACCATAACTTCAAGCTTATCAGGTTCTCCTGTCAGACAAGAAAgctatttttcctctctttttttaaattcaTTCCCGAGAGGCAAAATGCAAAATCCTGAATATCATGACGATTACTAGTTGTACTCCTGGATGAGGCAGCTGAAAATCCTTCTTCCCTTCTGTGCCTATCAAAGGAGATATTGCATATCAACTTAAGCTTTTTAAATACTTTCTTACAACTTGCATCAAGGATCCTCAGGCCTTCCTCACTTATTTCCTAGGGTCCAAACAAATCAGACAGCCTCTTCTAATTGGAAAGTCACTGGTTTACCTAGCACACGTTCATGCCAATCAGGCCAGTTTTCCAGTTCCTTACCAGCTAACCGTTCAACTCCTAGACTTCCTCTAATATGTATTAAGCACTAGGACACATTACCTCAGCATTCACATCTCTTTAACATTCCTTTTTTATGCTTGGACCCTTTTTCAATAACCCAATAGTCCAATCCAGACAACACAGTGTGCCCACTACTGTCTCGTGACCTTTTCCTAGTCTTATCACAAAGTTACCATGCAATAGTCAAGAGTCCCTCTCCATATTTTCCACCTGATTATTAAGATTATGTACGCATTTGTTACCTCTCATTCCTTTACATCCTTTACATGTTATAATTTgaggcaacaaaaaaaaagttgggGAATCTCTTGGACATCATCGTGATTGAGGCAAATGAAATTTTGTCATGACACTTATATCAGAGGAAAGTTTAACCATGTAATGTAGAAAAGATAAACACCATACCTTACGAACCATTGTCACAGAAAATCCTTTACTCACAAGTGTGTCAGCAATCCATCCACCAATATTTGCAGAAAATGCCATTGTAAGCCAGGGAAGAATGCAGATAAGCCCAGACTCTGTGAGGTTGAACTTCAAAACCTATTCCGCAAAACGTTTTTGTTAAGAAGGTCACAGAGAGGTATTGCCTCTTGAAAGGAAACAGCTAATATAGGAATAGACATGCATCACCTGACAAAGATCAGTTCCATCAATGACCACCTAcctgattgtagtatgttggcATCCATGTGAGAAGAATGAATGTTCCCCAGTTATGGCAGAAATGGGTAACTATAAGAGCCCAGACAGGAGGTTTTGATAAGATAAGTCGCCATGGAATTGTTGTGACGGGTTCATTTGGTACATTCTTACTTTCAATAAGCTTCTTTTCTTCAGAACTAAGTTCAGGATCTTCAAGAGGAGAACTGTACGCCTTTTGATACATGATATAACAGATATTAGAAGGCTCTCAGAAGGGGAAAAGAACAAATTGTAGTTTCCCATCCACGTTCACTATATAATCTTTATCAGTAAATAGCAATTCCAGCTTTTGAAATTATACATCAAATGCAAAAGACAGTCCCATATTTAGGGgttcctttctttttgttttgttttgtttttttgttttttttttttcaggggtGGGGGTGTGTGGAAGTGGAGTTGTACGGGCACTATGAATGCATCTAAGAAATTAAAGACTACAGTTCAAATTAAGCAACTAAATACCGTCATTGATAATCATACAGGAAGCTACACAATCAAGAAAGTAATTGTGTAAGTATATATTCAATTTATTGACCACTGCagatatacatacatacctTACTTGACCATATTGCCAACCAAACAGTTCCAAGAGAACCAAAGGAGTAGAAGACTGAAGGCCATCCAAAATTATGTATTAACAAAGGTGAAAAGGCCAGCCCAGTTACTGACCCAAGGTACATCCCACTATATACCAGGGCCAGTGATCTACTTCTCTCTGCTACAGGGACCCATTTTGATAGAATGTTATTCATTGCAGGCATTGCAACGCCCTAGAAGGAGGATACAATTTCAGCTTGAGCCAGAAATATATAGGTTATCCAGAAATATGGAACAAAAGACACCAGATAAAAATGATCTACAGAGGTAATAGGAAACAAAAGCCACCAGCATTATTGCCTATGTTCTGCTTCTAGAAATCACAAGAAATTATGTAAAAGATAAACCAGAACTTTACCTCACCAATCCCCATGAAAGCACGTACAACAAGCAGAAAAGGCAACCCAACTTTTGCTGCAACTGGAGTGAGAGCAGTAGCGATAGACCACCAAACAACCCCAAATCCCAAGACCCTCTTTCCACCAACTGTGTCTGCCCATATACCTCCGGCAATCTATAGAAACCAAAAGATTAACACAAAACTGCATGCAATCCTGTTTTAGAACTATATTCTGTTACAGACCATGAACATTCATTTTGGTAGGTAGCACTTCACAGGCAACATTTTGGTGTGATGGGTGAATTTGAAACATAAGGCATGGCACTTAGTAGAGAACAGCCAATATTTTAATGTCCAAAATGGTTGTGAATCTTGTGATTATaggcatttttttctttttttaatatcgAATTGACAATGAGCTAGGTGCTAACATTAAGCATATTTTATGAGCTTTAAATAGCTGAAAACACAATAAAAagaatttttatgttttattttctcAA
The Phoenix dactylifera cultivar Barhee BC4 chromosome 3, palm_55x_up_171113_PBpolish2nd_filt_p, whole genome shotgun sequence DNA segment above includes these coding regions:
- the LOC103704048 gene encoding cytochrome P450 86A1 — translated: METVECQADQQQPEGSIHFLVMALVAALVSAYLMWFLVLTRRLTGPRVWPLFGSLPGLISNRSRLHDWIAGNLRATGAAATYQTCVLPLPGVARRQGLVTVTCNPRNLEHVLRTRFDNYPKGPIWQSNFHDLLGRGIFNSDGDTWLLQRKTAALEFTTRTLRQAMARWANRAIKSRLWRILADHCEDDHLHRRHSVDLQDLLLRLTFDNICGLTFGKDPETLSPDLPDNPFAKAFDAATEATLQRFLYPDFLWRLKKLLDLGSERSLRKSLEVVDRYMTEAIAARKESPSDDLLSRFMKKKDANGNAFPSSVLQWIALNFVLAGRDTSSVALSWFFWTVTQRPDVEKKVVDEIAAVLRETRGPDVARWVEEPLAFDELERLEYLKAALAETLRLYPSVPQDSKYVVADDVLPDGTVVPAGSTVTYSIYSVGRMEEIWGKDCMEFRPERWLTAEGGRFEQAKDAYRFVAFNGGPRTCLGKDLAYLQMRSIASAILLRHRLELVPGHRVQQKMSLTLFMQNGLQVYVRQRELDDHVNTDSPPSPAPHASTAPAAA
- the LOC103704046 gene encoding protein ENDOPLASMIC RETICULUM-ARRESTED PEN3, whose protein sequence is MEERDPDLNSASRTDNGRIKLNVGGKLFETTAHTLRSGGPDSLLAALSDRTAEDGEPIFIDRDPEIFSVLLSLLRSYRLPSTARRFSKQDLVEEAQYYGIEARLRSAMAPPPLVGFDAALAATIRPASDGFPTALSAGSGDGSVWIAHGGQISTYDWSLAHAGTVRTHLDQITSLRRVWPEIAGIGSLDSPGLHFYDVSSSRHVGSAHWSDPSDPRVYKARVTAIAAAAGAESSGEPVFAALECPHRENCILAVDRTTLKIVAEIGRQSGGAAKAAAAGKLVHVRERGVVFAAAVSAGAFGYSGYMRLWDPRSGEAVWETSEPGGGGRSTRFGDAFADADADVDPEGQRAPAIYKVCWKTGDVGVADMRMLGEDPWVYLEERSPGLRNAGGGRNSVLHCYKGQVFVSREGGLEVWSRIEDEEEEDEDAGISGTSYRRNFVDREEDARRGLVKRMEGGGDRLFVSREGMEGIEVWESSDLSGAISLL
- the LOC103704047 gene encoding probable anion transporter 1, chloroplastic, producing MNGAGVYLLPLSSTLRTPLLPNNSKSRAPGWRGGASRESARVSRSSDPWWSECLCRRRRAVRRARTGGADVQSEVSDSSPKSISFRDAFSEVVSPPREEEEEEEEEEEGLWVAAASSLGLEKFPKRWVIVILCFSAFLLCNMDRVNMSIAILPMSAEFNWNPATVGLIQSSFFWGYLLTQIAGGIWADTVGGKRVLGFGVVWWSIATALTPVAAKVGLPFLLVVRAFMGIGEGVAMPAMNNILSKWVPVAERSRSLALVYSGMYLGSVTGLAFSPLLIHNFGWPSVFYSFGSLGTVWLAIWSSKAYSSPLEDPELSSEEKKLIESKNVPNEPVTTIPWRLILSKPPVWALIVTHFCHNWGTFILLTWMPTYYNQVLKFNLTESGLICILPWLTMAFSANIGGWIADTLVSKGFSVTMVRKIMQSIGFLGPAFFLTQLSHVHSPAMAVLCMACSQGTDAFSQSGLYSNHQDIGPRYAGVLLGLSNTAGVLAGVFGTAATGYILQHGSWDDVFKVSVALYLAGTVVWNLFSTGEKILD